From Nitrosopumilus sp.:
TGCATTAATTTGTCTTAGACTTCTTTCAAGTGGAAAATTAATTAATCTTACACGAACTTCATCCTTAATTTTTTCAGCATAATCAGGAAATCTTGTTTGTAATGCTTCTTTGATAGCTCTAGAAAATGCATCAAATATCATATCAGGATTTTTAGAAAAGATAACTTCAATTTCAGGTTCTATTACCAAATCATTGTAATCAACGATGATGAATTTTGCATTTTTGGGCATCATTTCATCGATTGCATTTACATACTTGTAATTCCCTTGTATGTCTTTAAATCTAGTTAGAAATTCTTTTACTCTATCTGACAATGCAGAAGGAGTAAATGTACTAGATTGCACGTTACTCATTTGTAACACCTGTTATTTGTCGTTCAAATTCTATGCTGTTATCATAGATAGTTTTGTAGAAAACGGTTTCCTCAACAGTTAGTTTATTGTATAACTCAGAATTTAGTTTGATAGAGTCTGCCATCTTTACAAGTTTTCCCCTTCTCATTCTAAATAATTCCAACTTCATACTTTCAACTTTATCAAAATCATCGCGATTTAGTACTTTCATAGATTCCTTTAATTTTATGTAAAAGTGAGGATCCAAGGTAGATAGTTGATATTCTCCAACCATTTTTTCTTTTGACAGAGCTTGTTTTAGTTCAGTAATCATGTCAGGTGAATGCATTATACCTAAATTATTATCAGATAGAATCTTTCCTACCCATTGAGGCATGTTATTAGTGTCACCTTGTGTTCCCTCAATCTTTACTCCTGCCACATTAAATTTGAAATCCTGATTAACGGTAAACTTAGCATCCTTTAGGCGGTATCCAATCGAATGCACTTTTTCTATTTTATCTATTTCCATATAAGATCACTTATGGTCATTAAGATCCTCAAGTATCGGATCGATCAATTCTCTTAACAATTTAGTTAGATCAATTGATCCTAATTAATCTCAGGCTGATCGCTTATAGAATAGAGCATATTTTGATTTTAAGGTGTAGTATTACACAATAACCAATTCGGATTTATTAATGGGGATTAATCCTTTGATACTCATGTCTACAACAGGTATGTGGGTAGAAAAATATCGACCAACAAAACTTTCTGAAATCGTAAACCAGACAGAAATTATTAACAGTTTGGAGGCTCTAATCAAAGATCCAACAGATATGCCTCACTTAATGTTTTCAGGATCTGCCGGAGTTGGAAAGACCACTGCAGCATTATGTATTGCAAGACAAATTTTAGGGGAAAATGCTAAAGACTATACACTTGAGCTAAACGCATCTGACGAAAGAGGAATTGGCATGGTCAGAGAAAAGGTAAAAAAGTTTTCAAGATTTGCAGGAATGGTAGAAGTTCCATTTAAGAT
This genomic window contains:
- a CDS encoding DNA replication complex GINS family protein yields the protein MEIDKIEKVHSIGYRLKDAKFTVNQDFKFNVAGVKIEGTQGDTNNMPQWVGKILSDNNLGIMHSPDMITELKQALSKEKMVGEYQLSTLDPHFYIKLKESMKVLNRDDFDKVESMKLELFRMRRGKLVKMADSIKLNSELYNKLTVEETVFYKTIYDNSIEFERQITGVTNE